From Neisseria musculi, the proteins below share one genomic window:
- a CDS encoding NAD(P)-binding protein, with the protein MKHKISRRRFIGGSAAVTSTLMLGSCERIYRILSPESASITNRVVNAAYYPPALTGLRGDSEGVQAAAHSIALQGKTYTLPGKAEEYYDLVVVGGGISGLAAAYLYQKQRPEAKILIIDNHDDFGGHAQRNEFTVGGRLLISYAGSESIDSPKSEYSEESLALLKDLGIDYTKFETYFHQDLYQKKRGLKEGVFFNQASFGRDAVVVGLPQAGEESAAEIIARFPLDETDKAALAKLYTNPADYFKGRSKRKRAEAAAETSYYDFLKNDVKLPENALKYLKNLSSEYWGHAINAVSVQEALEAGYPGVQNLGLEAEEGEEEPYIYHFPDGNASIARILVRKLIPGIAPGNTMEDIVLAKFDYSRLDVPANNIRIRLNSTVLRLENNSEGVAAAYMPKGGVLKQIQAARAVFAGHSALAARIIPQMPEAQKTAAKTNVKVPMIYGKVAVKNSYAFQKLGVYSLYAPDAPYCLVSLDDPVSMGGYSAPQTANEPVVIHMVQIATGFNGKNAREMYRHGRRRLAGKNYEALEKEMLDQLRSIYTAAGENLDEVLAGVTLNRWAHGYSYEQAELYDSDRAAEKATETMQQKIGNIFIGGSDSAWMPYVHGAIDQAYRAVKEALEA; encoded by the coding sequence ATGAAACACAAAATTTCCCGCCGCAGATTTATCGGCGGCTCCGCTGCCGTTACTTCCACCCTGATGCTCGGCAGCTGTGAAAGAATCTACCGCATTCTTTCTCCCGAATCTGCGTCAATAACAAACCGCGTGGTGAATGCCGCCTATTATCCGCCCGCCCTGACCGGCCTGCGCGGCGATTCTGAAGGCGTTCAGGCCGCTGCCCACAGCATTGCGCTGCAGGGCAAAACCTACACCCTGCCGGGCAAAGCTGAGGAATACTACGATTTGGTGGTGGTGGGGGGCGGCATCAGCGGGCTGGCCGCCGCCTATCTTTATCAGAAACAGCGCCCCGAAGCCAAAATTCTGATTATCGACAACCACGATGATTTCGGCGGCCATGCCCAACGCAACGAATTTACCGTTGGCGGCCGCCTCTTGATTTCTTATGCGGGCAGCGAATCCATCGATTCGCCCAAATCGGAATATTCCGAAGAATCGCTGGCATTGCTCAAAGATTTGGGCATCGACTACACCAAATTCGAAACCTATTTCCACCAAGATCTCTATCAGAAAAAGCGCGGGCTGAAAGAGGGGGTGTTTTTCAACCAAGCCTCTTTCGGCCGCGATGCGGTAGTGGTCGGGCTGCCGCAGGCAGGTGAAGAAAGTGCGGCAGAAATTATTGCCCGATTTCCGCTTGATGAAACCGACAAAGCCGCACTCGCCAAGCTCTACACCAACCCTGCCGACTATTTCAAAGGCCGCAGCAAACGCAAAAGGGCAGAGGCCGCCGCTGAAACCAGCTATTACGATTTTCTGAAAAATGATGTCAAACTGCCCGAAAACGCATTGAAATATCTGAAAAACCTCAGCTCCGAATATTGGGGGCACGCTATCAATGCCGTTTCGGTGCAGGAAGCCCTGGAGGCCGGCTATCCCGGGGTACAGAATCTGGGGCTCGAAGCCGAAGAGGGCGAAGAAGAGCCCTATATTTATCATTTTCCCGACGGTAACGCTTCCATCGCCCGCATATTGGTGCGCAAACTGATTCCCGGCATTGCCCCCGGCAACACGATGGAAGATATTGTGTTGGCCAAATTCGACTACAGCCGGCTCGATGTGCCTGCAAACAACATCAGAATCCGGCTCAACAGCACCGTGCTGCGGCTGGAAAACAATAGTGAAGGCGTGGCCGCAGCCTATATGCCCAAAGGCGGTGTTCTCAAACAGATACAGGCCGCCCGGGCCGTTTTTGCCGGCCACAGCGCACTGGCCGCCCGCATTATCCCGCAAATGCCCGAAGCCCAAAAAACAGCCGCCAAAACCAATGTGAAAGTGCCGATGATCTACGGCAAAGTGGCGGTAAAAAATTCATACGCATTCCAAAAGCTCGGCGTATATTCGCTCTATGCGCCCGATGCGCCCTATTGCCTGGTGAGTCTGGACGACCCCGTCAGCATGGGCGGCTATAGTGCCCCGCAAACCGCAAACGAACCGGTCGTTATCCATATGGTGCAGATTGCCACCGGCTTTAACGGCAAAAACGCAAGGGAAATGTATCGCCACGGCCGCCGCCGCTTGGCCGGAAAAAATTATGAAGCACTCGAAAAAGAAATGCTCGACCAATTGCGCAGCATTTATACCGCCGCAGGCGAGAATCTCGATGAAGTGCTGGCCGGCGTTACCCTCAACCGCTGGGCGCACGGCTACAGCTATGAGCAGGCAGAGCTTTACGATTCAGACCGGGCGGCCGAAAAAGCCACCGAAACCATGCAGCAAAAAATCGGCAACATCTTCATCGGCGGCTCCGATTCTGCCTGGATGCCGTATGTGCACGGCGCCATCGACCAGGCCTACCGTGCCGTTAAGGAAGCCTTGGAGGCCTGA
- a CDS encoding NADP-dependent malic enzyme, producing MDELIKEAALHFHEYPNPGKIQVAPTKPLATQYDLSLAYSPGVAAPCMEIYNDPLASYKYTARGNLVAVISNGTAVLGLGNIGALAGKPVMEGKGVLFKKFAGIDVFDIEVNETDPDKLVDIIASLEPTFGGINLEDIKAPECFYVEKKLRERCNIPVFHDDQHGTAIITAAAVLNALRVTGKKIEEVSLVCSGAGAAAIACLDLLVALGMKRENITVCDSKGVIFATREDRSRMDESKIRYAVQDNGQRVLADAVQGKDIFLGLSGPNVLSADMLKTMNENPIVFALANPTPEIWPPEAREARPDVIIGTGRSDFPNQVNNVLCFPFIFRGALDVGATAINEEMKLACVHAIADLAMAESSAEVAGAYGDADLTFGPEYLIPKPFDPRLIAKIAPAVAQAAMDSGVATRPISDMEAYIEKLTQFVYKTSLFMRPVFNQARKQIKRIVLTEGEDERILHAAQQVVSQKLAFPILVGHRQTIEERIQSQGLTIQPGKDFELVDIIENPYFEESWKEYYQLRKRRGVTEEMARRRMRANSTLIGALMVRLGHADGMLCGTMGRFYDHFGIFEEVIGYNNPEKHACAMNALISNKGNFFITDTYINEDPDAEQLAKGTLMCANEMKRFGIKPKVALVSNSNYGSRHDKDAVKMQRALELVRQADPELEIDGEMQADVAMDEEMRKSIFPETTLTGSANLLVMPNVEAANISYNLLRVSATNGITVGPILMGMNKPVNIVTPISTVRRIVNMIALTAVDAQRQ from the coding sequence ATGGACGAATTAATCAAAGAAGCCGCCCTTCATTTTCACGAATACCCCAATCCGGGCAAAATCCAAGTTGCCCCCACCAAGCCGCTGGCCACCCAATATGATTTGTCGCTTGCCTACTCTCCGGGCGTGGCCGCGCCCTGTATGGAAATCTACAACGACCCGCTCGCTTCCTACAAATACACCGCCCGGGGCAATCTCGTGGCCGTGATTTCCAACGGCACTGCCGTTTTGGGCTTGGGCAACATCGGCGCGCTGGCCGGCAAGCCCGTGATGGAAGGCAAGGGCGTATTGTTTAAAAAATTCGCCGGTATCGATGTGTTCGACATCGAAGTAAACGAAACCGACCCGGACAAACTGGTTGACATCATCGCTTCGCTGGAGCCGACTTTCGGCGGCATCAATCTTGAAGACATCAAAGCCCCCGAGTGTTTCTATGTTGAGAAAAAACTGCGCGAACGCTGCAATATCCCCGTGTTTCACGATGACCAGCACGGCACCGCCATCATCACTGCCGCTGCCGTATTGAACGCCCTGCGCGTTACGGGCAAAAAAATCGAAGAAGTTTCCTTAGTGTGTTCCGGCGCGGGGGCGGCCGCGATTGCCTGCCTGGATTTACTGGTGGCACTCGGTATGAAACGTGAAAACATCACCGTGTGCGATTCGAAAGGCGTGATTTTTGCCACCCGCGAAGACCGCAGCCGCATGGATGAAAGCAAAATCCGTTATGCCGTTCAAGACAACGGCCAGCGCGTGCTTGCCGATGCGGTGCAGGGTAAAGACATTTTTCTCGGCCTCTCCGGCCCCAATGTTTTGAGTGCCGATATGCTCAAAACCATGAACGAAAACCCCATCGTGTTTGCGCTGGCCAACCCCACCCCCGAGATTTGGCCGCCTGAAGCCAGAGAAGCCCGCCCCGATGTGATTATCGGCACCGGCCGTTCCGACTTCCCCAACCAAGTCAACAACGTATTGTGTTTTCCTTTCATTTTCCGTGGCGCGCTTGATGTGGGCGCTACCGCCATCAATGAAGAAATGAAGCTCGCCTGCGTGCACGCCATTGCCGATTTGGCCATGGCCGAATCCAGCGCTGAAGTGGCCGGTGCCTACGGCGATGCCGATCTGACCTTCGGCCCGGAATACCTGATACCCAAACCTTTCGACCCGCGCCTGATTGCCAAAATCGCTCCGGCCGTGGCACAGGCCGCAATGGATTCCGGTGTGGCTACCCGCCCGATTTCCGATATGGAAGCCTATATCGAGAAACTCACCCAGTTTGTATATAAAACCAGCCTGTTTATGCGCCCGGTGTTTAACCAGGCGCGCAAACAAATCAAGCGCATTGTGCTTACCGAAGGCGAAGACGAGCGCATTCTGCACGCAGCCCAGCAGGTTGTATCGCAGAAACTGGCGTTTCCGATTTTGGTGGGGCACCGTCAAACCATTGAAGAGCGCATCCAGTCGCAAGGCTTGACGATTCAGCCGGGCAAAGATTTCGAGCTTGTAGATATCATTGAAAACCCGTATTTCGAAGAAAGCTGGAAAGAATACTACCAACTGCGCAAACGCCGGGGTGTTACCGAAGAAATGGCACGCCGCCGTATGCGCGCCAACAGCACCCTTATCGGCGCATTGATGGTCCGTCTCGGCCACGCAGACGGGATGCTTTGCGGCACCATGGGCCGTTTTTACGACCACTTCGGTATTTTTGAAGAAGTGATCGGCTACAACAACCCCGAAAAGCACGCTTGTGCCATGAACGCGCTGATTTCCAACAAAGGCAACTTCTTCATCACCGACACCTACATCAACGAAGACCCCGATGCAGAGCAACTGGCCAAAGGCACTTTGATGTGCGCCAACGAAATGAAACGCTTCGGCATCAAGCCCAAAGTCGCACTGGTTTCCAATTCCAATTACGGTTCCCGCCACGATAAAGATGCCGTTAAAATGCAGCGTGCACTTGAGCTGGTCCGCCAAGCCGATCCCGAATTGGAAATAGACGGTGAAATGCAGGCCGATGTGGCAATGGATGAAGAAATGCGCAAGAGCATCTTCCCGGAAACCACACTCACCGGCTCGGCCAACCTGCTGGTGATGCCTAACGTGGAAGCGGCCAACATCAGCTACAACCTGCTGCGCGTGAGTGCCACCAACGGCATCACAGTCGGCCCGATTCTGATGGGCATGAACAAACCGGTAAATATCGTTACACCGATTTCCACCGTGCGCCGTATCGTCAATATGATTGCGCTGACCGCCGTGGATGCCCAACGCCAATAA